A section of the Cygnus olor isolate bCygOlo1 chromosome 14, bCygOlo1.pri.v2, whole genome shotgun sequence genome encodes:
- the MYOT gene encoding myotilin isoform X1, translated as MQSPSASLIGSSYGSTPVFTKGLQNIRATKGQLVVFECRIRATPTLHVHWYREYDQITDSADFRILRKKACSSSVPEEVCTLVITEAFPEDSGIFKCVAENEFGSVASSAHLSVSAGAKELESFAGAARLPAVQVTMKKPTFARNSQAAGKDRDAPSLPSYSTDTPGLGNRAEATNFGQMNSKSEAEDFHGVYENSPQASPLRENPHQESLYSARPGFHSIQEPSQDSFRGLPASFYPSPIQSQLSPTKTQDSRETSPMSVHNFPSVSSMCQPTMFNYERPKHFIQSKNVCQGQQQPPGPATSTEPSRQIKQSSILIQPRNPSGQKFSSSSSLSSSITLSSPSCSAPKESTYPVTPASAQSPASSSSGQRLISMPNQPPAAFLCSVLPSQPDYNSQTPPGEPHYSKPMYNKQASINSMQKTSDQEIRGTKEALIQDLEKKLRCKDNLLQNGNQRLTYEERMARRLLGPENAASVFEAQSEDMQNAQHQNAENIRLQVPTTHVRSRPSSRGDERGHDAIQEKFFQPRFTQVPEDVIIEEGRFCRLDFKVSGLPTPDVMWYQNGRMVHQDQFHKMIVSEKGFHSFIFEAVKSSDAGTYECVAVNRAGEASFAVKVEVIAKEHHTPPTFIFKPQSKKVFEGDTARLECQISAIPTPRIYWKRNNEMVQYNTDRISLLHDNTGRICLLIHNANKKDAGWYTVSAVNGAGVATCHARLEVATHANKPVPAPKHLRVRPTFSKYLALNGRGLDVKQAFSPEGEFQRLAEQSGLYESDEL; from the exons ATGCAGAGTCCCTCGGCAAGCCTGATTGGGTCTTCCTATGGAAGCACACCTGTGTTTACAAAG GGTCTACAAAACATAAGAGCTACAAAGGGTCAATTAGTGGTATTTGAATGTCGCATTCGTGCTACACCCACCTTACACGTTCACTGGTACAGAGAATATGATCAGATAACAGATTCCGCAGATTTCCGAATACTACGAAAAA AGGCTTGTTCATCATCAGTTCCTG AGGAAGTCTGCACCCTGGTCATTACAGAAGCTTTTCCCGAGGACTCTGgaatatttaaatgtgttgctgaaaatgaatttggatCTGTAGCATCCAGTGCACATCTCTCTGTTTCCGCAG GAGCAAAAGAGCTGGAAAGCTTTGCAGGTGCTGCCCGCTTGCCAGCTGTGCAAGTCACCATGAAGAAACCCACCTTCGCGAGGAACAGCCAAGCTGCAGGCAAGGACCGTGACGCACCCAGCCTGCCATCCTACAGCACGGACACCCCGGGGCTGGGGAACCGAGCGGAAGCCACAAACTTCGGCCAGATGAATTCAAAGAGTGAAGCTGAAGATTTTCACGGCGTTTATGAGAATTCACCTCAAGCTTCTCCTCTGCg GGAAAATCCACACCAAGAAAGCCTCTATTCTGCAAGGCCAGGGTTCCATTCTATCCAGGAGCCCAGCCAAGACAGCTTTCGTGGCCTACCAGCTAGTTTTTACCCGTCACCTATCCAAAGCCAGTTATCACCAACAAAAACCCAGGACAGTCGTGAAACTTCTCCTATGAGTGTCCATAATTTCCCATCCGTTTCCTCTATGTGCCAACCAACCATGTTTAACTACGAACGTCCAAAACACTTTATCCAGTCTAAGAATGTGTGTCAAGGGCAACAGCAGCCTCCGGGACCTGCAACCTCTACAGAGCCGAGCAGACAAATCAAACAGTCCTCCATTCTAATACAGCCTCGTAACCCTAGTGGGCAGAAATTCTCCTCCTCGTCATCGCTGAGCTCTTCAATCACGCTCTCCTCGCCTTCCTGTAGTGCCCCTAAGGAATCCACATATCCCGTCACGCCTGCGTCTGCGCAGTCTCCTGCTAGCTCATCATCCGGGCAACGGCTTATATCCATGCCTAACCAACCCCCCGCAGCATTCCTGTGCTCAGTGCTACCCTCGCAGCCTGATTATAACAGCCAAACTCCTCCTGGGGAACCTCA TTACTCAAAGCCAATGTATAACAAACAAGCTAGCATCAACTCTATGCAGAAGACGTCTGACCAAGAAATTCGAGGAACAAAAGAGGCCCTCATCCAGGACTTGGAAAAGAAACTCCGGTGCAAAGACAACCTTCTCCAGAATGGCAACCAG CGATTAACTTATGAAGAAAGAATGGCTCGCAGGCTGCTAGGACCAGAAAACGCTGCATCTGTGTTTGAAGCACAAAGCGAAGATATGCAGAACGCACAG CACCAGAACGCAGAGAACATCAGGCTGCAGGTTCCTACAACACATGTAAG GAGCAGACCATCCTCAAGAGGAGATGAACGTGGACATGATGCAATTCAGGAAAAGTTTTTTCAACCACGTTTTACACAAGTGCCAGAAGATGTCATTATTGAGGAGGGGCGATTCTGCAGGCTCGACTTCAAA GTTAGTGGGCTGCCAACCCCAGATGTGATGTGGTATCAGAACGGAAGGATGGTACATCAAGACCAGTTTCATAAAATGATCGTGTCAGAAAAGGGATTccactcatttatttttgaagcagtCAAATCATCTGATGCAGGGACATACGAATGTGTGGCTGTCAACCGTGCAGGAGAAGCATCTTTTGCAGTAAAAGTGGAAGTAATTG CAAAAGAACATCACACGCCTCCAACTTTCATCTTTAAGCCACAAAGCAAAAAGGTTTTTGAAGGAGATACAGCCAGACTCGAATGCCAGATCTCTGCCATCCCAACACCTCGGAtttactggaaaagaaacaatgaaatggTACAATATAATACAGACCGAATAAG CTTGTTACATGACAATACTGGAAGGATTTGCCTCCTGATTCATAATGCAAACAAGAAAGATGCTGGTTGGTACACAGTGTCTGCTGTCAACGGAGCAGGAGTGGCCACATGCCACGCCAGACTGGAGGTTGCAA caCACGCAAACAAGCCAGTTCCAGCCCCAAAGCACTTACGGGTTCGACCAACTTTTAGCAAGTATTTGGCACTTAATGGCAGAGGACTGGACGTGAAACAAGCTTTCTCACCAGAAGGAGAGTTTCAGCGTTTGGCTGAGCAGTCTGGACTGTATGAAAGTGATGAACTTTAA
- the MYOT gene encoding myotilin isoform X2, protein MSVHNFPSVSSMCQPTMFNYERPKHFIQSKNVCQGQQQPPGPATSTEPSRQIKQSSILIQPRNPSGQKFSSSSSLSSSITLSSPSCSAPKESTYPVTPASAQSPASSSSGQRLISMPNQPPAAFLCSVLPSQPDYNSQTPPGEPHYSKPMYNKQASINSMQKTSDQEIRGTKEALIQDLEKKLRCKDNLLQNGNQRLTYEERMARRLLGPENAASVFEAQSEDMQNAQHQNAENIRLQVPTTHVRSRPSSRGDERGHDAIQEKFFQPRFTQVPEDVIIEEGRFCRLDFKVSGLPTPDVMWYQNGRMVHQDQFHKMIVSEKGFHSFIFEAVKSSDAGTYECVAVNRAGEASFAVKVEVIAKEHHTPPTFIFKPQSKKVFEGDTARLECQISAIPTPRIYWKRNNEMVQYNTDRISLLHDNTGRICLLIHNANKKDAGWYTVSAVNGAGVATCHARLEVATHANKPVPAPKHLRVRPTFSKYLALNGRGLDVKQAFSPEGEFQRLAEQSGLYESDEL, encoded by the exons ATGAGTGTCCATAATTTCCCATCCGTTTCCTCTATGTGCCAACCAACCATGTTTAACTACGAACGTCCAAAACACTTTATCCAGTCTAAGAATGTGTGTCAAGGGCAACAGCAGCCTCCGGGACCTGCAACCTCTACAGAGCCGAGCAGACAAATCAAACAGTCCTCCATTCTAATACAGCCTCGTAACCCTAGTGGGCAGAAATTCTCCTCCTCGTCATCGCTGAGCTCTTCAATCACGCTCTCCTCGCCTTCCTGTAGTGCCCCTAAGGAATCCACATATCCCGTCACGCCTGCGTCTGCGCAGTCTCCTGCTAGCTCATCATCCGGGCAACGGCTTATATCCATGCCTAACCAACCCCCCGCAGCATTCCTGTGCTCAGTGCTACCCTCGCAGCCTGATTATAACAGCCAAACTCCTCCTGGGGAACCTCA TTACTCAAAGCCAATGTATAACAAACAAGCTAGCATCAACTCTATGCAGAAGACGTCTGACCAAGAAATTCGAGGAACAAAAGAGGCCCTCATCCAGGACTTGGAAAAGAAACTCCGGTGCAAAGACAACCTTCTCCAGAATGGCAACCAG CGATTAACTTATGAAGAAAGAATGGCTCGCAGGCTGCTAGGACCAGAAAACGCTGCATCTGTGTTTGAAGCACAAAGCGAAGATATGCAGAACGCACAG CACCAGAACGCAGAGAACATCAGGCTGCAGGTTCCTACAACACATGTAAG GAGCAGACCATCCTCAAGAGGAGATGAACGTGGACATGATGCAATTCAGGAAAAGTTTTTTCAACCACGTTTTACACAAGTGCCAGAAGATGTCATTATTGAGGAGGGGCGATTCTGCAGGCTCGACTTCAAA GTTAGTGGGCTGCCAACCCCAGATGTGATGTGGTATCAGAACGGAAGGATGGTACATCAAGACCAGTTTCATAAAATGATCGTGTCAGAAAAGGGATTccactcatttatttttgaagcagtCAAATCATCTGATGCAGGGACATACGAATGTGTGGCTGTCAACCGTGCAGGAGAAGCATCTTTTGCAGTAAAAGTGGAAGTAATTG CAAAAGAACATCACACGCCTCCAACTTTCATCTTTAAGCCACAAAGCAAAAAGGTTTTTGAAGGAGATACAGCCAGACTCGAATGCCAGATCTCTGCCATCCCAACACCTCGGAtttactggaaaagaaacaatgaaatggTACAATATAATACAGACCGAATAAG CTTGTTACATGACAATACTGGAAGGATTTGCCTCCTGATTCATAATGCAAACAAGAAAGATGCTGGTTGGTACACAGTGTCTGCTGTCAACGGAGCAGGAGTGGCCACATGCCACGCCAGACTGGAGGTTGCAA caCACGCAAACAAGCCAGTTCCAGCCCCAAAGCACTTACGGGTTCGACCAACTTTTAGCAAGTATTTGGCACTTAATGGCAGAGGACTGGACGTGAAACAAGCTTTCTCACCAGAAGGAGAGTTTCAGCGTTTGGCTGAGCAGTCTGGACTGTATGAAAGTGATGAACTTTAA